One Fundidesulfovibrio terrae genomic window carries:
- a CDS encoding GNAT family N-acetyltransferase, translating to MDMKCLVRQQFDSDALGLDFYRATRIDPDILGRELAALPLPYMADAKAHAQDIDGAKLLMRLGFRKMCVQPTFSQDLTGAAGAACGEPMGAASMPEAELDAHAANFPFSRFGLDPDVAQAARVAHQRRWIANSMASGEILKFIEPGAFVSFKLKDKAAVIDLISVLPQARGRGSLLLGRLRSWAASKGLTRVEVTTESENVTACLFYQKNGFRLDRASVAFHLHAGAGR from the coding sequence ATGGACATGAAATGCCTGGTCCGCCAGCAGTTCGACAGTGACGCCCTGGGCCTGGACTTCTACCGCGCCACCCGGATCGACCCGGATATTCTCGGGCGGGAGCTGGCCGCGCTCCCCCTCCCGTACATGGCCGATGCCAAAGCCCATGCCCAGGACATCGACGGGGCCAAGCTTCTCATGCGCCTGGGTTTTCGCAAGATGTGCGTGCAACCGACTTTTTCCCAGGACCTGACAGGCGCGGCCGGGGCCGCCTGCGGCGAGCCCATGGGCGCGGCCTCGATGCCCGAAGCCGAGCTTGACGCCCACGCGGCCAACTTTCCCTTCAGCCGCTTCGGCCTGGACCCGGACGTGGCCCAGGCGGCGCGCGTCGCTCACCAGCGGCGCTGGATCGCGAACAGCATGGCCTCCGGCGAAATCCTCAAGTTCATCGAGCCGGGAGCGTTCGTGAGCTTCAAGCTCAAGGACAAGGCGGCGGTGATCGACCTGATCTCGGTGCTGCCGCAGGCACGCGGACGCGGCTCGCTGCTCCTGGGCCGGTTGCGGTCCTGGGCGGCCTCCAAGGGACTGACCCGCGTCGAAGTGACCACCGAAAGCGAGAACGTCACGGCCTGCCTGTTCTACCAGAAAAACGGCTTCCGCCTGGACCGGGCCTCGGTGGCCTTTCACCTTCACGCCGGGGCCGGGCGATGA
- a CDS encoding B12-binding domain-containing radical SAM protein: MVKILFLQRDGYEAFGPMYLSSALKARGHEADVVVQAEEGKGFWEAVRAANPDVVGFSLMSGLHEWAADTAQKVKAMLGVPVIAGGTHCTFFPEFLDQPGIDAICRGEAEDALPDFMDALASGRDGSDVPGFFVKTSSGVIRNDLYPLRSELDEILPPDRLLYARRYPGLASGTGAEVMAARGCPYNCSFCYNKMIRQMYKGKGTYVRRHSPERLVSEIVALRELRGERLRYLSFVDDLFVQDRAWLEKFLGLYSRQVGLPYMSSVRANLTDEALVALLARSGCGMVSFGVESGDEELRNTVLAKRISEKQIRDTASLLTKYGIRFSTFNMFNLPGETLDKAQATLRLNQQLGRLNYPWSGLLQPYRGTGVYDLALNAGLISQAESGARRFDSLTIRQADTEALAAFSAYFYWMARHPALEPVLMRLTRRRIQLLERIAMLGASLSRYVGLNWPFAGWRAPVDALKAGWKRIKSYI, from the coding sequence ATGGTCAAGATTCTCTTCCTGCAGCGAGACGGCTACGAAGCCTTCGGGCCCATGTACCTGTCCTCCGCCCTCAAGGCGCGGGGCCATGAGGCCGACGTGGTGGTTCAGGCCGAGGAGGGCAAGGGATTCTGGGAGGCCGTTCGCGCCGCCAACCCCGACGTAGTGGGTTTCTCCCTCATGAGCGGCCTGCACGAGTGGGCCGCGGACACGGCCCAGAAGGTCAAGGCCATGCTTGGCGTGCCGGTTATCGCCGGAGGCACGCACTGCACCTTCTTCCCTGAGTTCCTGGACCAGCCGGGCATCGATGCCATCTGCAGGGGCGAGGCCGAGGACGCCCTGCCTGACTTCATGGACGCTTTGGCGAGCGGCCGCGACGGCTCGGACGTGCCGGGATTTTTCGTCAAAACGTCCTCGGGCGTGATCCGAAACGACCTCTACCCCCTGCGCTCTGAGCTGGACGAGATACTGCCGCCGGACCGCCTGCTCTACGCCAGGCGCTACCCCGGCCTGGCCTCGGGCACCGGGGCCGAGGTCATGGCCGCCCGGGGATGCCCGTACAACTGCAGCTTCTGCTACAACAAGATGATCCGGCAGATGTACAAGGGCAAGGGGACCTATGTCCGCCGCCACTCCCCCGAGCGGCTCGTCTCCGAGATCGTCGCTCTTCGCGAGCTGCGGGGCGAGCGCCTGCGGTATCTCTCCTTCGTGGACGACCTGTTCGTGCAGGACCGCGCCTGGCTGGAGAAATTCCTGGGGCTCTACTCCCGCCAGGTGGGGCTGCCCTACATGAGTTCCGTGCGCGCCAACCTGACCGACGAGGCCCTTGTGGCGCTCCTGGCGCGCTCCGGCTGCGGTATGGTCTCCTTCGGGGTGGAGAGCGGGGACGAGGAACTGCGCAACACCGTGCTGGCCAAGCGCATCTCCGAGAAGCAGATCCGCGATACGGCTTCGCTGCTGACCAAGTACGGCATCCGCTTCTCCACCTTCAACATGTTCAACCTGCCGGGGGAGACCCTGGACAAGGCCCAGGCCACGCTCAGGCTGAATCAGCAGCTGGGCCGGCTCAACTATCCCTGGTCCGGCCTTTTGCAGCCCTACCGGGGCACGGGCGTGTACGACCTGGCCTTGAACGCCGGGCTGATCTCCCAGGCGGAGAGCGGGGCGCGCCGCTTCGACAGCCTGACCATCCGCCAGGCGGACACCGAGGCCCTGGCCGCCTTCAGCGCCTATTTCTACTGGATGGCCCGCCATCCTGCGCTCGAGCCCGTGCTCATGCGGCTGACCAGGCGGCGCATCCAGCTGCTGGAGCGGATCGCCATGCTTGGGGCGTCCCTGTCGCGCTATGTGGGGCTCAACTGGCCTTTCGCTGGCTGGCGCGCCCCCGTGGACGCCCTCAAGGCCGGATGGAAACGAATCAAAAGCTATATCTGA
- a CDS encoding SIS domain-containing protein, producing the protein MIIAKSPVRLSFGGGGTDLPAYYEAHGGAVLSVTIDKYFYTVLQEIPGREVEISSSDYQLHQRIPDLDQANLKDALRIPKAMLRHFGIKDGVMLQLKSDIPPGSGLGLSGAVATSLARCVGAYAGSSLDKAQVAELATHIELTVLGRPIGMQDQYASAFGGLNFMTFDASGTTVEPVSVSRSRLTELRRHLMLFHTGSSRDSARILEGQRQATSDNDEAVLEALHAVKATAYRMREILEGGDILEIGRLLHDSWQQKKRFSSSVSNPDIDRYYETAMRCGALGGKITGAGGGGFLLVFAEPDRQERISRELTALGLQELVFDFEEGGSQITLDHAGRFKSTITPEGYLLGMRAVVSRLDKNQIGRIADMLHAAYAADKQVFIMGNGGSAATASHFCSDLAKTVAVNGKRGFRAIPLTDNIPLMTAWGNDVGFEDIFSGQLRNLLNPGDVVIGISGGGMSPNVLKAMDLARERGARTVGLTGFSGGNLKCAVEECFVVPSENYQFIEDVHMMLVHLLTSVVRERLAGE; encoded by the coding sequence ATGATCATCGCCAAATCCCCGGTCCGCCTGAGCTTCGGCGGCGGCGGCACCGACCTTCCGGCCTACTACGAGGCCCACGGCGGGGCCGTGCTCTCCGTGACCATCGACAAGTATTTCTACACCGTGCTCCAGGAGATCCCCGGCCGCGAGGTGGAGATATCCTCCTCCGACTATCAGCTCCACCAGCGCATCCCGGACCTGGACCAAGCCAACCTGAAGGACGCCCTGCGCATCCCCAAGGCCATGCTCCGCCACTTCGGCATCAAGGACGGGGTGATGCTCCAGCTCAAGTCGGACATTCCCCCCGGCTCGGGCCTGGGGCTGTCCGGGGCAGTGGCCACCAGCCTGGCCCGGTGCGTCGGGGCCTACGCCGGGTCGTCCCTGGACAAGGCCCAGGTGGCCGAACTGGCCACCCACATCGAGCTCACGGTGCTGGGCCGTCCCATAGGCATGCAGGACCAGTACGCCTCGGCCTTCGGTGGGCTCAACTTCATGACCTTCGACGCCTCGGGCACCACCGTGGAGCCCGTTTCCGTCAGCCGCTCGCGCTTAACGGAGCTGCGCCGCCACCTCATGCTCTTCCACACCGGCTCCTCGCGCGACTCGGCCCGCATCCTGGAAGGCCAGCGCCAGGCCACCAGCGACAACGACGAGGCGGTGCTTGAGGCCCTGCATGCGGTCAAGGCCACCGCCTACCGCATGCGCGAGATCCTCGAAGGCGGGGACATCCTGGAGATCGGGCGCCTGCTCCACGACTCGTGGCAGCAGAAGAAGCGCTTCTCGTCCTCGGTGTCCAACCCGGACATCGACCGCTACTACGAGACGGCCATGCGCTGCGGGGCACTGGGCGGCAAGATCACCGGAGCGGGCGGCGGCGGCTTCCTGCTGGTGTTCGCCGAGCCGGACCGGCAGGAGCGCATCAGCCGCGAACTCACCGCCCTGGGCCTGCAGGAGCTGGTCTTCGATTTCGAGGAGGGCGGCTCCCAGATCACCCTGGACCACGCAGGGCGGTTCAAGTCCACCATCACCCCGGAGGGCTATCTGCTGGGCATGCGCGCGGTGGTCAGCCGCCTGGACAAGAACCAGATCGGGCGCATCGCGGACATGCTCCACGCGGCCTATGCGGCCGACAAGCAGGTGTTCATCATGGGTAACGGCGGCTCAGCGGCCACGGCCTCGCACTTCTGCTCCGACCTGGCCAAGACCGTTGCCGTGAACGGTAAGCGCGGTTTCAGGGCCATTCCCCTCACCGACAACATCCCGCTCATGACCGCCTGGGGCAACGACGTGGGCTTCGAGGACATTTTCTCCGGGCAGCTGCGCAACCTCCTCAACCCCGGCGACGTGGTCATCGGCATCTCGGGCGGGGGCATGAGCCCCAACGTGCTCAAGGCCATGGACCTGGCGCGCGAGCGGGGCGCACGCACGGTGGGGCTGACGGGCTTCTCCGGCGGCAACCTCAAGTGCGCCGTGGAGGAATGCTTCGTGGTGCCCTCGGAGAACTACCAGTTCATCGAGGACGTGCACATGATGCTGGTACATCTGTTGACCAGCGTGGTGCGCGAGCGTCTGGCCGGAGAGTAG
- a CDS encoding DUF1566 domain-containing protein, producing MAARGACYPWSGQEGCFDLSGGAVLCAGSGQDAEFRPGRPWPVVRFEAAGEFLALDRLTGLAWPRDASAAGWPMTWDEALTWLEERNREGWLGFADWRLPRRRELLALVSLAHARPALPPGHLFRNLFQHWHWTATLAANAPGYRWRVHLEGGRMFPGPQGATHMILPVHGASWLPGETPQEARVLGRPWPEPRFETSGDEALDRLTGLVWSRRVLPGQGEVTWQEASDTAAGSGGWRLPTIWELESLVDTSRAWPALAPDHPFGQVLDGVWSSTSSGYDHAWAWVLYFGKGAVGVGHKPGKHFKFLLTSKE from the coding sequence GTGGCCGCGCGGGGAGCCTGCTATCCCTGGTCCGGCCAGGAAGGCTGTTTCGACCTCTCGGGCGGAGCGGTCCTGTGCGCTGGGAGCGGGCAGGACGCAGAGTTCCGGCCCGGCCGTCCCTGGCCGGTTGTGCGCTTCGAGGCGGCCGGGGAGTTCCTGGCCTTGGACCGGCTGACCGGGCTCGCCTGGCCCCGGGACGCCTCGGCGGCTGGCTGGCCCATGACCTGGGACGAGGCATTGACTTGGCTGGAGGAGCGCAACCGTGAGGGCTGGCTAGGATTCGCCGACTGGCGGCTGCCGCGCCGCCGGGAGCTTCTGGCCCTCGTGAGCCTGGCCCACGCCCGTCCGGCCCTGCCGCCGGGCCATCTCTTCCGTAATCTTTTCCAGCACTGGCACTGGACGGCCACCCTGGCGGCCAACGCGCCCGGGTACCGTTGGCGCGTCCATCTCGAGGGAGGCCGGATGTTTCCCGGACCTCAGGGCGCCACCCACATGATCCTGCCGGTTCACGGCGCGTCTTGGCTGCCGGGTGAGACGCCGCAGGAGGCGCGCGTCCTAGGCCGCCCCTGGCCCGAACCGCGCTTTGAAACCTCGGGGGACGAAGCCCTGGACCGGCTGACCGGTCTGGTCTGGTCCCGCCGTGTTTTGCCCGGGCAGGGCGAGGTCACCTGGCAGGAGGCGTCGGACACGGCGGCGGGGAGCGGCGGCTGGCGTTTACCCACGATATGGGAGTTGGAGAGCCTAGTGGATACATCGCGGGCCTGGCCCGCCCTGGCGCCGGATCATCCCTTCGGACAAGTGCTTGACGGCGTGTGGTCCTCCACCAGCAGCGGCTACGACCATGCCTGGGCCTGGGTTTTGTATTTCGGCAAGGGGGCGGTCGGGGTTGGGCATAAACCCGGCAAACACTTCAAATTTCTATTGACGAGCAAAGAGTGA